One window of Lacerta agilis isolate rLacAgi1 chromosome 14, rLacAgi1.pri, whole genome shotgun sequence genomic DNA carries:
- the NDRG2 gene encoding protein NDRG2 isoform X3: MTELQEVQITEEKPLLRAPGAPDPGKDAELIAAKLLQEQGQKHTVETPYGVVTITIHGTPKPKRPAILTYHDVGQNHLSCFDTLFHFEDMQEIIKNFVVIHVDAPGMEEGAPAFPLGYQYPSLDQLADMIPCILQYVNFTSIIGIGVGAGAYILARYSLSHADTVEGLVLVNIDPNAKGWMDWAAHKLTGLTSSNSEMILQHLFSQEELSKNTELVQHQRHVLSNATNLPNIQLYWSSYNSRRDLSLERGGDITFKCPVMLVVGDQAPHEDAVVECNSKLDPTQTSFLKMADSGGQPQLTQPGKLTEAFKYFVQGMGYIPYVLDKKLSQGGFVLHDAPLPLAHRLSVQCRLRGREPLPLAHAVPEQRGGGTSAASPHHGGVLLSAGPGDEAASHL, translated from the exons ATGACGGAGCTTCAGGAAGTGCAGATAACTGAGGAGAAGCCGCTTCTGCGAGCCCCAGGAGCACCTGATCCGGGCAAG GATGCTGAACTGATAGCAGCCAAACTCCTGCAGGAACAAGGCCAG AAACACACAGTGGAGACTCCTTATGGGGTTGTGACAATCACCATCCATGGGACACCCAAGCCCAAACGTCCAGCCATCCTCACCTACCATGATGTGGGACAAAACC atctTTCGTGCTTCGACACCCTCTTCCACTTTGAGGACATGCAAGAGATCATAAAGAACTTCGTGGTGATACATGTGGACGCGCCTGGCATGGAGGAGGGGGCCCCGGCCTTCCCTCTGGG GTATCAGTATCCCTCGCTGGACCAGCTGGCTGACATGATCCCATGCATCTTGCAATATGTGAA cTTCACCAGCATCATCGGAATTGGAGTCGGAGCTGGTGCCTACATCCTGGCACGCTACAgc CTCTCTCATGCAGACACCGTGGAGGGTTTGGTTCTGGTCAACATTGACCCCAATGCCAAGGGCTGGATGGACTGGGCTGCTCACAAG CTGACTGGCCTCACATCCTCCAACTCTGAGATGATTCTGCAACATCTCTTCAGCCAG GAGGAACTGTCCAAGAACACCGAGCTGGTGCAACATCAGCGGCACGTCCTGAGTAATGCAACCAATTTGCCCAATATCCAGCTGTACTGGAGCAGCTACAACAG CCGCAGAGACCTGAGCTTGGAGCGCGGAGGAGACATCACTTTCAA GTGTCCTGTGATGCTGGTGGTGGGAGACCAGGCCCCTCATGAAGATGCAGTG GTGGAGTGCAATTCCAAACTGGACCCCACCCAGACCTCTTTCCTCAAG ATGGCAGATTCTGGAGGACAACCGCAGCTGACCCAG CCTGGTAAACTGACTGAGGCTTTCAAGTACTTCGTACAAGGCATGGGATACA TCCCTTATGTACTGGACAAGAAACTGAGTCAGGG TGGCTTCGTCCTGCATGACGCGCCTCTCCCGCTCGCGCACCGCCTCTCTGTCCAGTGCCGCCTCAGGGGACGGGAACCGCTCCCGCTCGCGCACGCTGTCCCAGAGCAGCGAGGCGGGGGCACCTCAGCCGCCAGCCCCCACCATGGAGGTGTCCTGCTGAGCGCCGGGCCAGGGGACGAGGCCGCCTCCCACCTCTAA
- the NDRG2 gene encoding protein NDRG2 isoform X1 → MTELQEVQITEEKPLLRAPGAPDPGKDAELIAAKLLQEQGQKHTVETPYGVVTITIHGTPKPKRPAILTYHDVGQNHLSCFDTLFHFEDMQEIIKNFVVIHVDAPGMEEGAPAFPLGYQYPSLDQLADMIPCILQYVNFTSIIGIGVGAGAYILARYSLSHADTVEGLVLVNIDPNAKGWMDWAAHKLTGLTSSNSEMILQHLFSQEELSKNTELVQHQRHVLSNATNLPNIQLYWSSYNSRRDLSLERGGDITFKCPVMLVVGDQAPHEDAVVECNSKLDPTQTSFLKMADSGGQPQLTQPGKLTEAFKYFVQGMGYMASSCMTRLSRSRTASLSSAASGDGNRSRSRTLSQSSEAGAPQPPAPTMEVSC, encoded by the exons ATGACGGAGCTTCAGGAAGTGCAGATAACTGAGGAGAAGCCGCTTCTGCGAGCCCCAGGAGCACCTGATCCGGGCAAG GATGCTGAACTGATAGCAGCCAAACTCCTGCAGGAACAAGGCCAG AAACACACAGTGGAGACTCCTTATGGGGTTGTGACAATCACCATCCATGGGACACCCAAGCCCAAACGTCCAGCCATCCTCACCTACCATGATGTGGGACAAAACC atctTTCGTGCTTCGACACCCTCTTCCACTTTGAGGACATGCAAGAGATCATAAAGAACTTCGTGGTGATACATGTGGACGCGCCTGGCATGGAGGAGGGGGCCCCGGCCTTCCCTCTGGG GTATCAGTATCCCTCGCTGGACCAGCTGGCTGACATGATCCCATGCATCTTGCAATATGTGAA cTTCACCAGCATCATCGGAATTGGAGTCGGAGCTGGTGCCTACATCCTGGCACGCTACAgc CTCTCTCATGCAGACACCGTGGAGGGTTTGGTTCTGGTCAACATTGACCCCAATGCCAAGGGCTGGATGGACTGGGCTGCTCACAAG CTGACTGGCCTCACATCCTCCAACTCTGAGATGATTCTGCAACATCTCTTCAGCCAG GAGGAACTGTCCAAGAACACCGAGCTGGTGCAACATCAGCGGCACGTCCTGAGTAATGCAACCAATTTGCCCAATATCCAGCTGTACTGGAGCAGCTACAACAG CCGCAGAGACCTGAGCTTGGAGCGCGGAGGAGACATCACTTTCAA GTGTCCTGTGATGCTGGTGGTGGGAGACCAGGCCCCTCATGAAGATGCAGTG GTGGAGTGCAATTCCAAACTGGACCCCACCCAGACCTCTTTCCTCAAG ATGGCAGATTCTGGAGGACAACCGCAGCTGACCCAG CCTGGTAAACTGACTGAGGCTTTCAAGTACTTCGTACAAGGCATGGGATACA TGGCTTCGTCCTGCATGACGCGCCTCTCCCGCTCGCGCACCGCCTCTCTGTCCAGTGCCGCCTCAGGGGACGGGAACCGCTCCCGCTCGCGCACGCTGTCCCAGAGCAGCGAGGCGGGGGCACCTCAGCCGCCAGCCCCCACCATGGAGGTGTCCTGCTGA
- the NDRG2 gene encoding protein NDRG2 isoform X2, with amino-acid sequence MTELQEVQITEEKPLLRAPGAPDPGKKHTVETPYGVVTITIHGTPKPKRPAILTYHDVGQNHLSCFDTLFHFEDMQEIIKNFVVIHVDAPGMEEGAPAFPLGYQYPSLDQLADMIPCILQYVNFTSIIGIGVGAGAYILARYSLSHADTVEGLVLVNIDPNAKGWMDWAAHKLTGLTSSNSEMILQHLFSQEELSKNTELVQHQRHVLSNATNLPNIQLYWSSYNSRRDLSLERGGDITFKCPVMLVVGDQAPHEDAVVECNSKLDPTQTSFLKMADSGGQPQLTQPGKLTEAFKYFVQGMGYMASSCMTRLSRSRTASLSSAASGDGNRSRSRTLSQSSEAGAPQPPAPTMEVSC; translated from the exons ATGACGGAGCTTCAGGAAGTGCAGATAACTGAGGAGAAGCCGCTTCTGCGAGCCCCAGGAGCACCTGATCCGGGCAAG AAACACACAGTGGAGACTCCTTATGGGGTTGTGACAATCACCATCCATGGGACACCCAAGCCCAAACGTCCAGCCATCCTCACCTACCATGATGTGGGACAAAACC atctTTCGTGCTTCGACACCCTCTTCCACTTTGAGGACATGCAAGAGATCATAAAGAACTTCGTGGTGATACATGTGGACGCGCCTGGCATGGAGGAGGGGGCCCCGGCCTTCCCTCTGGG GTATCAGTATCCCTCGCTGGACCAGCTGGCTGACATGATCCCATGCATCTTGCAATATGTGAA cTTCACCAGCATCATCGGAATTGGAGTCGGAGCTGGTGCCTACATCCTGGCACGCTACAgc CTCTCTCATGCAGACACCGTGGAGGGTTTGGTTCTGGTCAACATTGACCCCAATGCCAAGGGCTGGATGGACTGGGCTGCTCACAAG CTGACTGGCCTCACATCCTCCAACTCTGAGATGATTCTGCAACATCTCTTCAGCCAG GAGGAACTGTCCAAGAACACCGAGCTGGTGCAACATCAGCGGCACGTCCTGAGTAATGCAACCAATTTGCCCAATATCCAGCTGTACTGGAGCAGCTACAACAG CCGCAGAGACCTGAGCTTGGAGCGCGGAGGAGACATCACTTTCAA GTGTCCTGTGATGCTGGTGGTGGGAGACCAGGCCCCTCATGAAGATGCAGTG GTGGAGTGCAATTCCAAACTGGACCCCACCCAGACCTCTTTCCTCAAG ATGGCAGATTCTGGAGGACAACCGCAGCTGACCCAG CCTGGTAAACTGACTGAGGCTTTCAAGTACTTCGTACAAGGCATGGGATACA TGGCTTCGTCCTGCATGACGCGCCTCTCCCGCTCGCGCACCGCCTCTCTGTCCAGTGCCGCCTCAGGGGACGGGAACCGCTCCCGCTCGCGCACGCTGTCCCAGAGCAGCGAGGCGGGGGCACCTCAGCCGCCAGCCCCCACCATGGAGGTGTCCTGCTGA